A genomic segment from Actinoplanes sichuanensis encodes:
- a CDS encoding VWA domain-containing protein, with protein MIHRKLSIVAAIGLIAAAVLGASPAHADETTAEPPVVELVLDVSGSMKAADIDGETRMTVAKRAFNEVVDALPETTQLGIRVLGATYGGENKKLGCKDTQQIVAVGQVNRVAAKNAIATLKPTGFTPIGLSLREAAKDLDGAGSARRIVLITDGEDTCTPPDPCDVARELAAQGTDLVVDTLGLAPDEKTRKQLVCISQATGGTYAAAQSEEELTDRIKQLVDRAAQPPPVTPSVVKGAPDCATAPLLAAGVYTDRELIGEHRYYRVSVRDGDELRASVSIALDRPLNRDYGVLVKASTVDGRELVRGVDAGSGRADVISAGLRWSGDEEPALSATSDICLIVSNSFASATAAGAPGMPVELSIGLVAASQAPDAPGLGRGLLLLFVLVIAGLIAGVLAGWLTRWWVAKWKEN; from the coding sequence GTGATCCACAGAAAACTGTCCATAGTGGCAGCAATAGGATTGATCGCGGCCGCCGTTCTCGGCGCCTCCCCCGCCCACGCCGACGAGACCACCGCCGAACCCCCGGTGGTGGAGCTGGTCCTCGACGTCAGCGGCTCGATGAAGGCCGCCGACATCGACGGCGAGACCCGGATGACAGTCGCCAAACGCGCCTTCAACGAGGTCGTCGACGCCCTGCCGGAGACCACCCAGCTCGGCATCCGGGTGCTCGGCGCGACCTACGGCGGCGAGAACAAGAAGCTCGGCTGCAAGGACACCCAGCAGATCGTGGCGGTCGGCCAGGTCAACCGGGTCGCCGCCAAGAACGCCATCGCCACCCTGAAACCGACCGGGTTCACCCCGATCGGGCTGTCCCTGCGCGAGGCGGCCAAGGACCTGGACGGCGCCGGCTCGGCCCGCCGGATCGTCCTGATCACCGACGGCGAGGACACCTGCACCCCGCCCGACCCCTGCGACGTGGCCCGCGAACTGGCCGCCCAGGGCACCGACCTGGTCGTCGACACCCTTGGTCTGGCGCCCGACGAGAAGACCCGTAAACAGCTGGTCTGCATCTCCCAGGCGACCGGGGGCACGTACGCCGCGGCGCAGAGCGAGGAGGAGCTGACCGACCGGATCAAGCAGCTCGTCGATCGGGCGGCCCAGCCGCCACCGGTCACCCCGTCCGTGGTCAAGGGCGCACCCGACTGTGCGACCGCGCCGCTGCTGGCCGCCGGCGTCTACACCGACCGCGAGCTGATCGGCGAGCACCGGTACTACCGGGTCTCGGTCCGTGACGGCGACGAACTGCGGGCCTCGGTCAGCATCGCGCTGGACCGGCCACTGAACCGGGACTACGGCGTGCTGGTCAAGGCATCCACGGTGGACGGCCGGGAATTGGTCCGCGGCGTGGACGCGGGTAGCGGACGGGCCGACGTGATCTCGGCGGGTCTGCGCTGGTCCGGTGACGAGGAACCGGCACTCTCCGCGACCTCGGACATCTGCCTGATCGTGAGCAACTCGTTCGCGTCGGCCACCGCGGCCGGCGCGCCCGGTATGCCCGTCGAGCTGAGCATCGGCCTGGTCGCCGCCTCCCAGGCGCCGGACGCCCCCGGGCTCGGCCGCGGACTGCTGCTGCTCTTCGTGCTCGTGATCGCCGGCCTGATCGCCGGAGTGCTGGCCGGCTGGCTGACCCGCTGGTGGGTCGCCAAGTGGAAGGAGAACTGA
- a CDS encoding serine/threonine-protein kinase, whose protein sequence is MPEQSGRYQKITLLGKGGMGEVWEALDSHTGRTVALKLLTSAALLDPELRERFLREMRLAAEIENPYVVAVYDFAATPQPYIAMRLIRGITLAEEIRIAPLNPARAVDIVQQIASALAAAHAKGLRHRDVKPSNIMLERGHRAGHDHAYLFDWGIAHRIDTADPEITRGGQIVGTPSYIAPERLLGTRSDHRADIYSLAVVLYQALTGKLPFGDTGMPFPLRAHLFDPPRGLPPTIPAELRRVVEKGLAKDPDQRYASASDFGEEAWAALNPRAEAPSRMSREVAWPIGGGALGAVAGLGLASAGLLDATSALWALPALATAGAFLGWGVRPGTSGRDDSTRLIDGATR, encoded by the coding sequence ATGCCCGAGCAGAGCGGCCGCTATCAGAAGATCACGCTGCTGGGAAAGGGCGGGATGGGTGAGGTGTGGGAGGCGCTCGACAGCCACACCGGCCGGACCGTCGCGCTGAAGCTGCTCACCTCGGCCGCCCTGCTCGACCCGGAGCTGCGGGAACGCTTCCTACGCGAGATGCGCCTGGCCGCCGAGATCGAGAACCCGTACGTGGTGGCCGTCTACGACTTCGCGGCGACGCCTCAGCCGTACATCGCGATGCGCCTGATCCGTGGCATCACCCTGGCCGAGGAGATCCGGATCGCGCCGCTCAACCCGGCCCGGGCGGTCGACATCGTCCAGCAGATCGCGTCCGCGCTGGCCGCCGCACACGCCAAGGGCCTGCGGCACCGTGACGTGAAACCGTCGAACATCATGCTGGAGCGTGGGCACCGGGCGGGGCACGATCACGCGTACCTCTTCGACTGGGGTATCGCGCACCGGATCGACACGGCCGACCCGGAGATCACCCGGGGTGGGCAGATCGTCGGCACGCCGTCCTACATCGCCCCGGAACGCCTGCTCGGCACCCGGTCGGACCACCGCGCCGACATCTATTCGCTGGCCGTCGTGCTCTATCAGGCGCTGACCGGGAAGCTGCCGTTCGGCGACACCGGCATGCCGTTCCCGCTGCGGGCGCACCTGTTCGACCCGCCGCGCGGGCTGCCGCCGACGATTCCGGCCGAGTTGCGGCGGGTGGTCGAGAAGGGCCTGGCCAAAGACCCCGATCAGCGGTACGCGAGCGCCTCCGACTTCGGCGAGGAGGCCTGGGCGGCGCTGAACCCGCGGGCCGAGGCGCCGTCCCGGATGTCCCGGGAGGTGGCGTGGCCGATCGGTGGCGGTGCGCTGGGTGCGGTAGCCGGTCTGGGCCTCGCCTCGGCCGGCCTGCTCGACGCGACCTCGGCGTTGTGGGCGCTGCCCGCCCTCGCCACGGCCGGTGCCTTCCTCGGCTGGGGCGTCCGTCCCGGCACCTCCGGCCGCGACGACTCGACCCGCCTGATCGATGGAGCGACCCGATGA
- a CDS encoding vWA domain-containing protein, translated as MRRLLAALLAATILAGCTGRETPPPPLPVSSGPPTTLRVLAGSELADMQPILDEAAKATGVSVKMDLIGSLEGAEAVATGRADGKYDALWFSSNRYLETLPEAKQRLGNATRIMGSPVVLGVRASTAQRLGWTGRAVTWTDIATAAGEGELTFAMTDPAASNTGFSALVAVASALDGRGRALDAAAIDRVAAPLTAFFSGQRITAGSSGWLTDAYIGRMTGTDPGPAVDGLITYEASLLELNTSGKLSEQLTVIRPGDGVISADYPLTLLTGAATEARDAHERLAAHLRGAAVQDRIVRDTGRRPAVTGVTLPAELPAAPVELSFPDTREAIDALLTAYQDRLRRPSRTVYVLDVSGSMRGGRIAQLKTALAGLTGLNTSLTGESCRFRSREEVVLLPFSSKPAAARRFTVDAADPQPSRERLRAAVGRLSAGGDTAVYDSLLAAYRELDGAADRNRFASIVLMTDGESNRGRALADFTAQLRKRPADAEPVPVFPVLFGEAAEEQMRQVAQASGGEVWDARGGDLTKVFCQIRGYQ; from the coding sequence GTGAGACGTCTCCTGGCCGCCCTGCTCGCGGCGACGATCCTGGCCGGCTGCACGGGGAGGGAGACGCCACCACCGCCGCTTCCGGTCAGCTCCGGACCGCCGACGACGCTCCGGGTGCTGGCCGGCAGCGAACTGGCCGACATGCAGCCGATCCTCGACGAGGCGGCGAAGGCGACCGGCGTCTCGGTGAAGATGGACCTGATCGGCAGCCTGGAGGGCGCCGAGGCGGTCGCCACCGGCCGGGCCGACGGGAAGTACGACGCGCTGTGGTTCTCCTCGAACCGCTACCTGGAAACGCTGCCCGAGGCGAAACAGCGGCTCGGCAACGCCACCCGGATCATGGGCTCGCCGGTGGTGCTCGGCGTCCGCGCGTCAACCGCACAACGCCTCGGCTGGACCGGCCGGGCGGTCACCTGGACCGACATCGCGACCGCCGCCGGCGAAGGCGAGCTGACCTTCGCGATGACCGACCCGGCCGCCTCCAACACCGGCTTCTCGGCGCTGGTGGCGGTCGCCTCGGCACTCGACGGCAGAGGCCGGGCCCTGGACGCCGCCGCGATCGACCGGGTGGCCGCCCCGCTCACCGCGTTCTTCAGCGGGCAGCGGATCACCGCCGGATCGTCCGGCTGGCTGACCGACGCGTACATCGGGCGGATGACCGGAACCGATCCCGGCCCGGCGGTGGACGGGCTGATCACCTACGAGGCGTCGCTGCTGGAGCTGAACACCTCCGGGAAGCTGTCCGAGCAGCTGACCGTGATCCGTCCCGGGGACGGGGTGATCAGCGCCGACTATCCCTTGACCCTGCTCACCGGCGCGGCCACCGAAGCCCGCGACGCGCACGAGCGGCTGGCCGCCCATCTGCGCGGCGCCGCCGTGCAGGACCGGATCGTGCGGGACACCGGGCGGCGGCCCGCGGTCACCGGAGTGACGCTGCCCGCCGAGCTGCCGGCCGCCCCGGTGGAACTGTCCTTCCCGGACACCCGGGAGGCGATCGACGCGCTGCTCACCGCGTACCAGGATCGGCTGCGACGGCCGTCCCGGACGGTGTACGTGCTGGACGTGTCAGGCTCGATGCGGGGCGGCCGGATCGCCCAGCTGAAGACCGCGCTCGCCGGGCTGACCGGCCTGAACACCTCACTGACCGGGGAGTCCTGCCGGTTCCGCAGCCGCGAGGAGGTGGTCCTGCTCCCGTTCAGCTCGAAACCGGCGGCGGCGCGGCGCTTCACCGTGGACGCCGCCGACCCGCAGCCGTCCCGGGAGCGGCTTCGGGCCGCGGTCGGCCGGTTGTCCGCCGGTGGCGACACCGCCGTGTACGACTCGCTGCTCGCCGCCTACCGGGAACTGGACGGCGCCGCCGACCGGAACCGGTTCGCCAGCATCGTGCTGATGACCGACGGCGAGAGCAACCGCGGCCGGGCTCTCGCCGATTTCACCGCCCAGCTGCGGAAACGCCCGGCCGACGCCGAGCCGGTGCCGGTCTTCCCGGTGCTGTTCGGGGAGGCCGCCGAGGAGCAGATGCGGCAGGTCGCCCAGGCCAGTGGCGGTGAGGTGTGGGACGCCCGGGGCGGCGACCTGACGAAGGTGTTCTGCCAGATCCGCGGCTACCAGTAG
- a CDS encoding acyl-CoA dehydrogenase family protein yields MTLTDPLDLLDIDSLLSDEERQIRETVARFVTDHVRPHVADWFEEGTFPRELAPELGKLGVLGMHLEGYGCAGTSAVAYGLACLELEAGDSGLRSFVSVQGSLAMFSIWRYGSEEQKQEWLPRMAAGEAIGCFGLTEPDFGSDPANMRTRAVRDGDDWILNGSKMWITNGSIADVATVWARTEEGVRGFLVPRDTPGFTSRTIKKKLSLRASITGELAFDDVRLPASAQLPGAQGLGAPLSCLSEARFGIVFGSAGAALDCVRTAVDYAKARVQFGKPIAAFQLTQEKLADMAVGLNTSALLALHLGRLKDAGTIKPHQISVGKLNNVRTALAIARECRTILGGSGITLEYSPLRHANNLESVLTYEGTSEIHTLVIGQALTGHAAFK; encoded by the coding sequence ATGACCCTCACCGACCCGCTCGATCTGCTGGACATCGACAGCCTGCTCAGTGACGAGGAACGGCAGATCCGCGAGACGGTGGCGCGGTTCGTGACCGACCATGTGCGGCCGCACGTGGCGGACTGGTTCGAGGAGGGCACCTTCCCCCGCGAGCTGGCGCCCGAGTTGGGCAAGCTGGGGGTCCTCGGGATGCACCTGGAGGGCTACGGCTGCGCCGGGACGAGTGCGGTCGCCTACGGCCTGGCCTGCCTGGAGCTGGAGGCCGGCGACTCGGGGCTGCGCAGTTTCGTCTCGGTGCAGGGCTCGCTGGCGATGTTCTCGATCTGGCGGTACGGGTCGGAGGAGCAGAAGCAGGAGTGGCTGCCCCGGATGGCGGCCGGCGAGGCGATCGGGTGCTTCGGTCTCACCGAGCCCGATTTCGGCAGCGACCCGGCGAACATGCGCACCCGGGCGGTTCGCGACGGTGACGACTGGATCCTGAACGGGTCCAAGATGTGGATCACCAACGGCAGCATCGCCGACGTGGCGACCGTCTGGGCCCGTACCGAAGAGGGGGTCAGGGGTTTTCTCGTCCCCAGAGACACACCCGGCTTCACCTCCCGGACGATCAAGAAGAAGCTGTCGCTGCGCGCCTCGATCACCGGTGAGCTGGCGTTCGACGACGTGCGGCTGCCCGCCTCGGCGCAGTTGCCCGGCGCGCAGGGGCTGGGGGCGCCGCTGAGCTGCCTGAGCGAGGCCCGGTTCGGCATCGTCTTCGGCTCGGCCGGGGCGGCCCTCGACTGTGTGCGCACCGCGGTCGACTACGCGAAGGCGCGGGTCCAGTTCGGCAAGCCGATCGCCGCCTTCCAGCTCACCCAGGAGAAACTGGCGGACATGGCGGTCGGCCTCAACACGTCGGCGCTGCTCGCGCTGCACCTGGGCCGACTCAAGGACGCCGGCACGATCAAGCCGCACCAGATCAGCGTCGGCAAACTCAACAACGTGCGGACCGCGCTGGCCATCGCCCGCGAATGCCGCACCATCCTCGGCGGCAGCGGCATCACCCTGGAGTATTCGCCGCTGCGGCACGCCAACAACCTCGAATCGGTCCTCACCTACGAGGGCACGTCCGAGATCCACACGCTGGTGATCGGCCAGGCGCTGACCGGCCACGCCGCCTTCAAATGA
- a CDS encoding polyprenyl synthetase family protein, with the protein MAASIPGLSDLVDPDVRDRVAEFLAEVEQELLVSVTSSDPLIDEAAAHLVRAGGKRFRPLTVALGAQLGDPSRPELLTAAVMMELTHLATLYHDDVMDEAPLRRGAASANSRWSNRIAVYVGDFLLARAADMAASLGDEAVRLQAGMLVQLVRGQLAETVGPRGGDPIRHHLQVVEDKTASLIATSARFGGLFSGLPEHHVRTLAEYGTAIGIAFQLSDDLLDIASETAQSGKTPGTDLREGVPTLPVLYVLSDSSAGSPRLRELLSKGPLTDDEEHAEALGLLRESAALKQARETVHGYAEAARRSAGTLPAGPARKALEQLCHYIGERTG; encoded by the coding sequence ATGGCGGCCTCGATACCTGGACTCAGCGACCTCGTCGATCCGGACGTCCGTGACCGGGTCGCGGAGTTCCTGGCGGAGGTGGAGCAGGAGCTGCTGGTCTCGGTCACCAGTTCCGACCCGCTGATCGACGAGGCCGCGGCGCATCTGGTCCGGGCCGGTGGCAAGCGGTTCCGCCCGCTGACCGTCGCGCTCGGCGCGCAGCTCGGCGACCCGTCCCGGCCCGAGCTGCTGACCGCCGCCGTGATGATGGAGCTGACCCACCTGGCCACCCTCTACCACGACGACGTGATGGACGAGGCGCCGCTGCGGCGGGGCGCGGCCAGTGCCAACTCCCGGTGGAGCAACCGGATCGCGGTCTACGTGGGCGACTTCCTGCTGGCCCGGGCCGCGGACATGGCCGCGAGCCTGGGGGACGAGGCGGTCCGTCTGCAGGCCGGCATGCTCGTTCAGCTGGTCCGCGGGCAGCTCGCGGAGACCGTCGGCCCGCGCGGTGGCGACCCGATCCGGCACCACCTGCAGGTCGTGGAGGACAAGACCGCCTCGCTGATCGCCACCTCGGCCCGGTTCGGCGGCCTCTTCTCCGGTCTGCCCGAGCACCACGTGCGGACCCTCGCCGAGTACGGCACCGCGATCGGTATCGCCTTCCAGCTCTCCGACGATCTGCTCGACATCGCCTCGGAGACCGCCCAATCCGGCAAGACGCCCGGCACCGACCTGCGGGAGGGCGTGCCCACCCTGCCGGTGCTCTACGTGTTGTCCGACTCTTCGGCCGGCAGTCCCCGTTTGCGGGAACTCCTGTCGAAAGGCCCCTTGACCGACGATGAGGAGCACGCGGAGGCCCTCGGCCTGCTGCGTGAGTCGGCGGCGCTGAAGCAGGCGCGGGAGACCGTGCACGGTTACGCGGAGGCGGCCCGGCGCAGCGCCGGCACCCTGCCCGCCGGGCCGGCCCGGAAGGCCCTCGAACAGCTCTGCCACTACATCGGCGAACGAACCGGCTGA
- a CDS encoding putative Ig domain-containing protein — translation MRREEDEGFTIVELIVALAVLSVAMAGLGMFFVDGTTAVSQQRDERQASQVAATALEQIRALEAKALLVGRGKDTVTTQWKAASDTSPFKERLKPYLKSMKMEWSADADAAAGDDAAIPTKTKSVTVGGITFEQSIFVGGCEVYFMTTDDCVDPSTSTKRPADATTILQYFRVVVLETWPHKSCPETGGRCAYIASTLVSRVAEPVFDVKRPSPVVRNLTLNPVPVFYNGVTMATPFQFKATGGTLPNTWVFTGLPPGITGSTDGQLSGTATKVGTYSGGTAKVTDKAGRSDTLSSITYRVVDPPTITLASAPRTHVGEAATIQPTAAGGDLTGSPKYTFSATGLPAEMTINTGTGAITGNAIATYTAVIRVTDINGAFAEVTYTHNVHPDLTLVKPADQQVNSGTSVNATVSASGGYGTYTYAATDLPTGVTINTTTGKITGVALIPGRYLPTVSVTDALGLTKSDRFALVIANPAALGFTSPTTEMTSALNQAVTVPVTTNATALGNKATTVTAVGLPPGLTYNTGKDTISGTPTKAGTYLVTLTAVSVTPAQTAITTFVWTIA, via the coding sequence ATGCGACGGGAAGAAGACGAGGGCTTCACCATCGTCGAACTCATTGTCGCCTTGGCGGTTTTGAGTGTCGCCATGGCGGGCCTGGGTATGTTCTTCGTGGACGGCACGACAGCCGTTTCACAGCAGCGCGACGAGCGGCAGGCGTCCCAGGTGGCGGCCACCGCGCTGGAGCAGATCCGGGCGCTGGAGGCCAAGGCGCTGCTGGTCGGGCGGGGCAAGGACACCGTGACGACGCAGTGGAAGGCCGCCTCCGACACCAGTCCCTTCAAGGAGCGGCTCAAGCCGTACCTGAAGAGCATGAAGATGGAGTGGTCGGCCGACGCCGACGCGGCGGCCGGTGACGATGCGGCCATCCCCACCAAGACCAAGTCGGTGACGGTGGGTGGCATCACCTTCGAGCAGTCGATCTTCGTGGGTGGCTGTGAGGTCTACTTCATGACGACCGACGACTGCGTCGACCCGTCGACCAGCACCAAACGGCCCGCCGACGCGACCACGATCCTGCAGTACTTCCGGGTCGTCGTGCTGGAGACGTGGCCGCACAAGAGCTGCCCGGAGACCGGGGGGCGCTGCGCGTACATCGCCTCGACCCTGGTGTCCCGGGTCGCCGAGCCGGTCTTCGACGTCAAGCGCCCGTCGCCGGTCGTCCGGAACCTGACGCTCAACCCGGTGCCGGTCTTCTACAACGGCGTCACCATGGCCACCCCGTTCCAGTTCAAGGCCACCGGTGGCACGCTGCCGAACACCTGGGTCTTCACCGGCCTGCCGCCCGGCATCACCGGGTCGACGGACGGCCAGCTCAGCGGGACGGCCACGAAGGTCGGGACCTATTCCGGCGGCACCGCGAAGGTCACCGACAAGGCCGGCCGCTCGGACACCCTGAGCAGCATCACGTACCGGGTGGTGGACCCGCCGACGATCACCCTCGCGTCGGCTCCGCGGACCCACGTCGGCGAGGCCGCGACCATCCAGCCGACCGCCGCCGGCGGTGACCTGACCGGCAGCCCCAAGTACACGTTCAGCGCGACCGGGCTCCCGGCCGAGATGACCATCAACACCGGCACCGGGGCGATCACCGGCAACGCGATCGCCACCTACACGGCGGTCATCCGGGTCACCGACATCAACGGCGCCTTCGCCGAGGTCACCTACACCCACAACGTCCACCCGGACCTGACCCTGGTGAAGCCGGCCGACCAGCAGGTCAACTCCGGCACCTCGGTCAACGCCACGGTGTCGGCCTCGGGCGGCTACGGCACCTACACCTACGCGGCCACCGACCTGCCCACCGGCGTCACGATCAACACCACCACCGGCAAGATCACCGGTGTCGCGCTCATCCCCGGCCGCTACCTGCCGACGGTCAGTGTGACCGACGCACTGGGCCTGACGAAGAGTGACCGGTTCGCGCTGGTCATCGCGAATCCGGCGGCCCTGGGCTTCACCTCACCGACTACGGAGATGACCTCGGCCCTGAACCAGGCGGTGACGGTGCCTGTCACCACCAACGCCACGGCTCTCGGCAACAAGGCCACCACGGTCACGGCGGTCGGGTTGCCGCCGGGCCTCACCTACAACACCGGCAAGGACACCATCAGCGGTACGCCGACGAAGGCCGGCACCTACCTGGTGACCCTGACCGCGGTCAGTGTGACCCCGGCCCAGACCGCGATCACCACGTTCGTCTGGACCATCGCATGA
- a CDS encoding PulJ/GspJ family protein codes for MKLIRRGKRVRRRGDEGYSLVEVLVAASLMSVVMAVSVTAVLQIYSSVNRTEETVSVRDAIDVSFRRLDRELRYATWVSDAKAVNGRWYLEYALPVNQKLESPCRQIKLDNGVLTLASWTLPSSTPANPFIIASGVTADTTKGPVELYAPGAKPYASAAVGTSGVGSTFETQYQQIRLRFAVKVGKVSLPFDSVFTAQNIARGSSSFNDCSKGRPTT; via the coding sequence ATGAAACTGATCAGAAGGGGGAAGCGGGTGCGGCGGCGCGGCGATGAGGGCTACTCCCTCGTGGAAGTCCTGGTGGCGGCGAGCCTGATGTCCGTGGTGATGGCCGTGTCGGTGACCGCCGTCCTGCAGATCTACTCGAGCGTCAACCGCACCGAGGAGACGGTGTCGGTCCGCGACGCCATCGACGTCAGCTTCCGACGGCTCGACCGAGAGCTGCGGTACGCGACGTGGGTCTCCGACGCCAAGGCGGTGAACGGCCGCTGGTACCTGGAGTACGCGCTGCCGGTCAACCAGAAACTCGAATCCCCGTGCCGGCAGATCAAGCTCGACAACGGGGTGCTCACCCTGGCGTCGTGGACGTTGCCGTCTTCCACCCCGGCCAATCCGTTCATCATCGCCTCCGGCGTGACCGCGGACACCACCAAGGGGCCGGTCGAGCTCTACGCACCGGGCGCCAAGCCGTACGCCTCGGCCGCGGTCGGCACCTCCGGGGTGGGCTCGACGTTCGAGACGCAGTACCAGCAGATCCGGCTCAGGTTCGCGGTCAAGGTCGGCAAGGTCTCCCTGCCCTTCGACAGCGTCTTCACCGCTCAGAACATCGCCCGTGGATCGTCGTCGTTCAACGACTGCAGCAAGGGAAGGCCGACCACATGA
- a CDS encoding ricin-type beta-trefoil lectin domain protein: MMTTLRFSRDDRGSLPMAMMIVTVGVVMAAMMLPVVVQQIKTTRGIVDRNTALNGAQVGLDVVMARVRAASVDLDGDGQMEGQLEDMPKCDIKGDAGVDSTGEKLNYWVTIEYYNQENKKLDCPLIEVPATAKVTSRGLSPKATAADDVDGARKLTATYVFSTSNTNIPGGAIRIAATTTGSLCFDAGSSKPTAGTALVAKVCNGSSSQQFGYTQDLYLKLINSENGTNNNLGMCLTPEKTAHANNVAVVFQKCPDVTRSTEYQWSLDGSSQFHSTSTKSAIESYCINLKAANTIGTPILLNSCSGNTSLVIWRSDPGVGAGMAGDSTNQLVNYAQFSRCLDVTSKNTGSSYMIAWFCKQSPAAAVDWNQIWTHPIPVAPEYKKTGPIAVSSNNTDFFCLKSPHSTSSTIYVTTVACNPKSTTLADNLMWTVYHATDNYASSYRIMDSKGNCLQPTDLNAAVKDTHSDGTSKVKVEKCSSSELQKWNAPANISKLTPITDVNEE, translated from the coding sequence ATGATGACCACGCTCCGCTTCTCCCGCGACGATCGCGGATCGCTGCCGATGGCGATGATGATCGTGACAGTCGGCGTCGTCATGGCGGCCATGATGCTGCCGGTGGTCGTCCAGCAGATCAAGACCACCCGCGGCATCGTCGACCGCAACACCGCTCTCAACGGTGCGCAGGTCGGCCTGGACGTGGTGATGGCACGGGTCCGGGCGGCCTCCGTCGACCTCGACGGTGACGGCCAGATGGAGGGCCAGCTCGAAGACATGCCGAAGTGCGACATCAAGGGCGACGCGGGGGTCGACAGCACCGGCGAGAAACTCAACTACTGGGTGACGATCGAGTACTACAACCAGGAGAACAAGAAGCTCGACTGTCCGCTCATCGAGGTGCCGGCCACTGCCAAGGTGACGTCCAGAGGGCTGTCGCCGAAGGCCACCGCCGCCGACGATGTGGACGGGGCTCGCAAGCTGACCGCCACCTATGTCTTCTCCACCAGTAACACCAACATCCCGGGCGGCGCGATCCGGATCGCCGCGACCACGACCGGCAGCCTGTGCTTCGACGCCGGCTCGTCGAAGCCGACGGCCGGTACCGCCCTGGTGGCCAAGGTCTGCAACGGCTCCAGTAGCCAGCAGTTCGGCTACACGCAGGACCTGTACCTCAAGCTGATCAACTCGGAGAACGGGACCAACAACAACCTAGGCATGTGCCTCACGCCGGAGAAGACCGCGCACGCCAACAACGTCGCCGTGGTCTTCCAGAAGTGCCCGGACGTGACCCGGTCCACCGAATACCAGTGGAGCCTGGACGGCAGCAGCCAGTTCCACTCGACCAGCACCAAGTCGGCGATCGAGAGCTACTGCATCAACCTGAAGGCCGCCAACACGATCGGCACCCCGATCCTGCTCAACTCCTGCTCGGGCAACACCTCGCTGGTGATCTGGCGGTCCGACCCGGGTGTCGGCGCCGGCATGGCCGGTGACTCCACCAACCAGCTCGTCAACTATGCCCAGTTCAGCCGCTGCCTCGACGTGACCAGCAAGAACACCGGCTCGTCGTACATGATCGCGTGGTTCTGCAAGCAGAGCCCGGCCGCCGCGGTCGACTGGAACCAGATCTGGACGCACCCGATCCCGGTCGCCCCCGAATACAAGAAGACCGGCCCGATCGCGGTCAGCTCGAACAACACCGACTTCTTCTGCCTGAAGTCGCCGCACAGCACGTCCTCGACCATCTACGTCACGACGGTGGCCTGTAACCCGAAGTCCACGACGCTGGCCGACAACCTGATGTGGACCGTCTACCACGCCACCGACAACTACGCCTCCAGCTACCGGATCATGGACAGCAAGGGCAACTGCCTGCAGCCGACCGACCTCAACGCCGCCGTCAAGGACACCCACAGCGACGGCACGAGCAAGGTGAAGGTGGAGAAGTGCAGCAGCTCCGAGCTGCAGAAGTGGAACGCGCCCGCGAACATCAGCAAGTTGACGCCGATCACCGACGTCAATGAGGAGTAA